A genomic stretch from Sebastes fasciatus isolate fSebFas1 chromosome 23, fSebFas1.pri, whole genome shotgun sequence includes:
- the prmt8b gene encoding protein arginine N-methyltransferase 8-B produces MGLRHSSRCLLLRRKMAEADSSERQQPVTSPLSQSAQPSSLPKPVPTTHHVPCSPHTPHVAALASCPGRGKIAKFISPEDMTSRDYYFDSYAHFGIHEEMLKDEVRTLTYRNAMYHNKHVFKDKIVLDVGSGTGILCMFAANAGAKHVYGIECSSISEYSEKIIKSNHLHNVITIFKGKVEEVELPVEKVDIIISEWMGYCLFYESMLNTVIFARDKWLKPGGLMFPDRAALYVVGIEDRQYKDFKIHWWENVYGFDMSCIRNVAIKEPLVDVVDPKQVVTNACLLKEVDIYTVKPEDLTFTSAFCLQIQRNDYVHALVTYFTIEFTKCHKKTGFSTAPDAASTHWKQTVFYLEDYLTVKKGEEIFGSVAVRPNEKNVRDLEFTLELDFKGQLCEAAISHDYKMR; encoded by the exons ATGGGACTGAGGCATTCGTCGCGTTGTTTGCTGCTAAGGCGGAAGATGGCGGAGGCGGACAGCTCGGAG CGACAGCAGCCTGTCACGTCCCCCCTCTCCCAGTCTGCCCAGCCCTCCTCACTGCCTAAACCAGTGCCTACCACCCACCATGTGCCCTGCAGCCCCCACACGCCTCATGTAGCAGCCCTGGCCAGCTGTCCCGGTCGAGGCAAGATTGCCAAGTTCATCAGCCCGGAGGATATGACATCACGGGATTACTACTTCGACTCCTATGCCCACTTTGGCATCCATGAg GAGATGCTGAAGGACGAGGTGCGGACGCTGACCTACCGGAACGCAATGTACCACAACAAGCATGTGTTCAAAGATAAAATCGTCCTGGATGTCGGTAGCGGCACGGGGATCCTCTGCATGTTTGCCGCCAATGCCGGGGCCAAACACGTGTACGGG ATTGAATGTTCGAGCATATCCGAATATTCTGAGAAGATCATCAAGTCGAATCACCTACACAACG TCATTACCATCTTCAAGGgcaaggtggaggaggtggagctgCCCGTGGAGAAGGTTGACATCATCATCTCGGAGTGGATGGGCTACTGCCTCTTCTACGAGTCCATGCTCAACACCGTCATCTTCGCCAGGGACAAGTGGCTG AAACCCGGCGGCCTGATGTTCCCGGACAGAGCAGCTCTCTACGTGGTAGGCATCGAAGACAGGCAGTACAAGGACTTCAAGATTCATT GGTGGGAAAACGTGTACGGGTTCGACATGAGCTGCATTCGCAATGTGGCCATCAAAGAGCCTCTGGTGGACGTGGTGGATCCCAAGCAGGTGGTGACTAACGCCTGTCTCCTAAAG gAAGTGGACATCTACACTGTGAAGCCAGAGGACCTGACCTTCACTTCAGCCTTCTGCCTGCAGATCCAGCGCAACGATTACGTCCACGCCCTGGTCACCTATTTCACCATCGAGTTCACCAAGTGTCACAAGAAGACTGGCTTCTCCACTG CTCCAGATGCTGCCAGCACACACTGGAAGCAGACAGTGTTTTACTTAGAGGATTACTTAACTGTCAAGAAGGGAGAGGAGATCTTTGGCAGCGTCGCTGTCAGGCCCAATGAGAAGAACGTG CGTGACCTGGAGTTCACCCTGGAGCTAGACTTTAAAGGACAACTATGCGAGGCCGCCATTTCCCACGACTATAAAATGCGTtag
- the LOC141762088 gene encoding zinc finger protein RFP-like — protein sequence MATASSLLSEEKFLCSVCLDVFTKPVTTPCGHNFCSACIQKYWDGSHICQCPLCNKTFSQRPELQVNTFISELAAEFKMLAQVKPSTSDPQLPGTADVLCDICSEMKENAVKSCLTCLVSFCEEHLEPHQRVAAFKSHTLLDPVKNLDDRMCKTHNKITELYCRTDMACICALCFKTDHKSHNVVPLEEEYEAAMAKKDETMANIQKMIQSRSEKIAEIENSVDVGQREAEKEKEASVQVVTDLIRSIQRSQAELVEVIEERYRATKQKAEGFLTELRMEVAELESRSEQLEQLSQSEDHHHFLQSFPNLCSPLNKDWANIGVHSDLCFEAVRGSVTLLKQRVDEIMEELPEIKMKRMREHAVDLTFDPDTAYCSLVISQDGKQVIDTAILKNLPNNPKRFEMCCEVLAKEGFTTGKFYYEVQVKGKTQWIVGVVRESVDRKGSAALSVENGNWIIMCDEGKYSACASQTVEITLKENLQKVGIFVDYNKGVVSFYDVNSKSHIYSHTGYNFTEKLYPYFCLQNIENGANSAPLIITPVPQTH from the coding sequence ATGGCAACTGCCAGCAGTCTGCTGTCAGAGGAGAAGTTCCTgtgctctgtctgtctggatgtgttcactaAACCAGTTACAACgccatgtggacacaacttctgcagTGCATGTATCCAGAAGTACTGGGACGGCAGTCACATTTGCCAGTGTCCATTATGCAACAAGACATTTTCTCAAAGACCTGAACTCCAAGTCAACACTTTCATTTCTGAGTTAGCTGCTGAGTTTAAGATGTTAGCTCAAGTCAAGCCCTCCACCTCAGACCCACAACTTCCCGGAACAGCAGACGTTCTTTGTGATATCTGCTCTGAGATGAAGGAAAATGCTGTTAAATCTTGTCTGACATGTCTAGTGTCTTTCTGTGAGGAGCACCTTGAGCCACATCAGAGAGTTGCTGCTTTCAAGAGCCACACACTATTAGACCCTGTGAAGAATCTTGATGACAGAATGTGCAAGACGCACAACAAGATAACAGAACTGTactgcaggactgacatggccTGCATTTGTGCCTTGTGTTTCAAAACCGATCACAAGAGTCACAATGTCGTCCCGCTCGAGGAAGAATATGAAGCAGCGATGGCAAAAAAAGACGAGACGATGGCAAATATCCAAAAGATGATACAATCCCGGTCCGAGAAGATAGCTGAGATTGAAAACTCGGTTGATGTCGGCCAGAGAGAagctgagaaagagaaagaagccAGTGTGCAGGTCGTCACCGACTTGATCCGCTCCATCCAGAGAAGCCAGGCCGAGCTTGTTGAGGTCATCGAGGAGAGGTACAGAGCAACAAAGCAGAAGGCTGAAGGTTTTCTCACAGAACTGAGGATGGAAGTCGCTGAGCTCGAGAGCAGAAGCGAACAGCTGGAGCAGCTGTCACAGTCTGAGGATCACCATCATTTTCTCCAGAGCTTCCCAAACTTGTGCTCTCCTTTAAACAAGGACTGGGCCAACATCGGTGTTCACAGCGATCTGTGTTTCGAGGCGGTGAGAGGTTCTGTGACTCTACTGAAACAGAGAGTTGATGAAATAATGGAAGAGCTCcctgagatcaaaatgaaaagaatgaGAGAACATGCCGTCgacttgacctttgaccccgacACAGCATATTGCTCACTTGTCATAAGCCAGGATGGAAAACAAGTGATAGATACAGCCATACTCAAGAATCTTCCCAACAATCCAAAGAGATTTGAAATGTGTTGTGAGGTTTTGGCAAAGGAGGGGTTCACAACAGGGAAGTTTTACTATGAGGTGCAAGTGAAAGGAAAGACCCAGTGGATTGTTGGAGTGGTCAGAGAGTCTGTTGATAGGAAGGGGAGTGCAGCACTGTCAGTTGAAAATGGTAACTGGATTATTATGTGTGATGAGGGTAAATATAGTGCATGTGCATCACAAACTGTTGAAATCACACTGAAAGAAAACCTTCAGAAGGTGGGCATCTTTGTGGACTATAATAAGGGAGTGGTTTCCTTCTATGATGTGAATTCCAAATCACATATCTATTCTCACACGGGCTACAACTTTACAGAGAAACTGTATCCATACTTCTGCCTTCAAAACATCGAAAATGGAGCAAACTCTGCCCCCCTCATCATAACCCCTGTACCTCAAACACACTGa
- the LOC141761733 gene encoding E3 ubiquitin-protein ligase TRIM39-like isoform X1: MATASSLLSEEKFLCSVCLDVFTKPVSTPCGHNFCSACIQKYWDGSDIYQCPLCNRTFSQRPELQVNTFISELAAEFKMLAQVKASTSDPQLPGTADVLCDICSEKKENAVKSCLTCLASFCEEHLEPHQRVAAFKSHTLLDPVKNLDDRMCKTHNKITELYCRTDKACICLLCFKTDHKSHNVVPLEEEYEAAMAKKDETMANIQKMIQSRSEKIAEIENSVDVGQREAEKEKEAGEQVVNDLILSIQRSQAELVEVIEERYRATKQKAEGFLTELRMEVAELESRSEQLEQLSQSEDHHHFLQSFPNLCSPLNKDWANIGVHSDLCFEAVRGAVTLLKQRVDEIMEELPEIKMKRMREHAVDLTFDPDTAFYSLVISQDGKQVINTGIRQNLPNNPKRFEIYADVLVKEGFTTGKFYYEVQVKGNTEWIVGVARESVDRKENTVASVKNGYWTIMCDEGKYSAFASTTVKITLKEKLQKVGIFVDYNKGVVSFYDVNSKSHIYSYTGNNFTEKLYPYFCPQDNENGANSAPLIITPVPQTH, from the coding sequence ATGGCAACTGCCAGCAGTCTGCTGTCAGAGGAGAAGTTCCTgtgttctgtctgtctggatgtgttcactaAACCAGTTTCaacaccatgtggacacaacttctgcagTGCATGTATCCAGAAGTACTGGGACGGCAGTGACATTTACCAGTGTCCATTATGCAACAGGACATTTTCTCAAAGACCTGAACTCCAAGTCAACACTTTCATTTCTGAGTTAGCTGCTGAGTTTAAGATGTTAGCTCAAGTCAAGGCCTCCACCTCAGACCCACAACTTCCTGGAACAGCAGACGTTCTTTGTGATATCTGCTCTGAGAAGAAGGAAAATGCTGTTAAATCTTGCCTGACATGTCTAGCGTCTTTCTGTGAAGAGCACCTTGAGCCACATCAGAGAGTTGCTGCTTTCAAGAGCCACACACTGTTAGACCCTGTGAAGAATCTTGATGACAGAATGTGCAAGACGCACAACAAGATAACAGAACTGTACTGCAGGACCGACAAGGCCTGCATTTGTCTCTTGTGTTTCAAAACCGATCACAAGAGTCACAATGTCGTCCCGCTCGAGGAAGAATATGAAGCAGCGATGGCAAAAAAAGACGAGACGATGGCAAATATCCAAAAGATGATACAATCACGGTCCGAGAAGATAGCCGAGATTGAAAACTCGGTTGATGTCGGCCAGAGAGAagctgagaaagagaaagaagccGGTGAGCAGGTCGTCAACGACTTGATCCTCTCCATCCAGAGAAGCCAGGCCGAGCTTGTTGAGGTGATCGAGGAGAGGTACAGAGCAACAAAGCAGAAGGCTGAAGGTTTTCTCACAGAGCTGAGGATGGAAGTCGCTGAGCTCGAGAGCAGAAGCGAACAGCTGGAGCAGCTGTCACAGTCTGAGGATCACCATCATTTTCTCCAGAGCTTCCCAAACTTGTGCTCTCCTTTAAACAAGGACTGGGCCAACATCGGTGTTCACAGCGATCTGTGTTTCGAGGCGGTGAGAGGTGCTGTGACTCTACTGAAACAGAGAGTTGATGAAATAATGGAGGAGCTCcctgagatcaaaatgaaaagaatgaGAGAACATGCCGTCgacttgacctttgaccccgacACAGCATTTTACTCACTTGTCATAAGCCAGGATGGAAAACAAGTGATAAATACAGGCATACGCCAGAATCTTCCCAACAATCCAAAGAGATTTGAAATTTATGCAGATGTTTTGGTAAAGGAGGGGTTCACAACAGGGAAGTTTTACTATGAGGTGCAAGTGAAAGGAAACACTGAGTGGATTGTTGGAGTGGCCAGAGAGTCTGTTGATAGGAAGGAGAACACTGTTGCGTCAGTTAAAAATGGTTACTGGACCATTATGTGTGATGAGGGTAAATATAGTGCATTTGCATCAACAACTGTTAAAATCACACTGAAAGAAAAGCTTCAGAAGGTGGGCATCTTTGTGGACTATAATAAGGGAGTGGTTTCCTTCTATGATGTGAATTCCAAATCACATATTTATTCTTACACTGGCAACAACTTTACAGAGAAACTGTATCCATACTTCTGCCCTCAAGACAACGAAAATGGAGCAAACTCTGCCCCCCTCATCATAACCCCTGTACCTCAAACACACTGA